A window of Bacteroidales bacterium genomic DNA:
ATTCATGATCCTTTTAATATCCCGGTTAAATCGCTTTTGAATGTTTTCATCCAGCACCATGCTCGGACCCATAAACTGGCGTTTTGGCATTTGAAATTGGTGGCCCTTTCTACCAGCCATCAGTCCTTCATTATGTACCTGGGCATATACCTTATCGCTGAAAATTACTGTTCGGCGCCGCTCAGGTCTGAATTCAATGGAGCTAAACAGGTCACCGGTGTCACCCTGCAGGATCTTGCGCTTACCGGCCACTCCTTTTCGAACCGGTGGCTGACGGCGTTTTACTTCTTTCCATCGCTTCAGGGTAGCGTCGGTGAATCCTTCATTATCAAACCCTAATTTGAAGTGATCGACGGCAATTTTACCCACATGCCTGGGGGCGTCATTGGCTATGTACTCCGCTATTTCTTTTTGCTTTCTCCGGATATCACCGGCAAAAAGTTTAAAATTTCGTGCCATATTCAATTAAGTATCACTATATT
This region includes:
- a CDS encoding phage virion morphogenesis protein — encoded protein: MARNFKLFAGDIRRKQKEIAEYIANDAPRHVGKIAVDHFKLGFDNEGFTDATLKRWKEVKRRQPPVRKGVAGKRKILQGDTGDLFSSIEFRPERRRTVIFSDKVYAQVHNEGLMAGRKGHQFQMPKRQFMGPSMVLDENIQKRFNRDIKRIMNKI